One Polaribacter sp. SA4-12 genomic window carries:
- the scpA gene encoding methylmalonyl-CoA mutase, with the protein MKRKEVQHIKLKRSKQTAKTPFKQEGFVAGIAPNLRGPYSTMYVRRPWTIRQYAGFSTAEESNAFYRRNLEAGQKGLSVAFDLATHRGYDSDHERVQGDVGKAGVAIDSVEDMKILFNEIPLDKMSVSMTMNGAVLPILAFYIVAAEEQGVSINQLSGTIQNDILKEFMVRNTYIYPPSPSMKIIADIFEYTSNKMPKYNSISISGYHMQEAGATAEIELAYTLADGLEYIRKGIEAGMDIDSFAPRLSFFWAIGMDHFTEIAKLRAARMLWAKIVKQFNPKNQKSLALRTHCQTSGWSLTEQDPFNNVARTTVEAMAAAFGGTQSLHTNALDEAIALPTDFSARIARNTQIYLQKETHITKTVDPWAGSYHVEKLTEDIANKAWELISEVEELGGMTKAIEKGIPKMRIEEAAAIKQAKIDSGKDVIVGVNKYQLKEEDPLHILEVDNEAVRKSQIERLNQLKANRNNTEVQKSLVDLTEAAKSGNENLLDLAVKAAKNRATLGEISDALEFVFGRHKAVHKTISGVYSKEIKDDKLFKKAAELADKFADLEGRRPRIMIAKLGQDGHDRGAKVVATGYADLGFDVDIGPLFQTPLEATKQAVENDVHILGISSLAAGHKTLVPQVIAELKKYDREDIMVIVGGVIPAQDYQFLFDAGAVGVFGPGTKISKAAIDLLTILIDSVSE; encoded by the coding sequence ATGAAGAGAAAAGAAGTTCAACATATAAAACTGAAAAGATCAAAACAAACAGCTAAAACTCCTTTTAAACAAGAAGGATTTGTTGCTGGTATTGCGCCAAATTTACGTGGACCATATTCTACAATGTATGTTAGAAGACCATGGACAATTAGACAATACGCAGGTTTTTCTACAGCTGAAGAAAGTAATGCTTTTTACAGAAGAAACTTAGAAGCTGGTCAAAAAGGATTATCTGTTGCTTTTGACTTAGCAACTCACAGAGGTTATGATTCTGATCATGAACGAGTACAAGGTGATGTTGGTAAAGCAGGTGTAGCTATTGATTCTGTTGAAGACATGAAGATTTTATTTAACGAAATTCCTTTAGATAAAATGTCGGTTTCAATGACTATGAACGGTGCTGTTTTGCCCATTTTAGCATTTTATATTGTTGCTGCAGAAGAACAAGGAGTTTCAATAAATCAACTTTCTGGAACCATTCAAAATGATATTTTAAAGGAGTTTATGGTTAGAAATACATATATCTACCCTCCTTCACCATCCATGAAAATTATTGCTGATATTTTTGAATATACAAGTAATAAGATGCCAAAATATAATTCAATTTCAATTTCTGGTTACCACATGCAAGAAGCAGGTGCAACTGCAGAGATAGAATTAGCATATACACTTGCTGATGGATTGGAATATATTAGAAAAGGAATTGAAGCAGGAATGGATATCGATTCTTTTGCACCAAGATTATCTTTCTTTTGGGCAATTGGCATGGATCATTTTACTGAAATCGCAAAATTAAGAGCTGCAAGAATGTTGTGGGCAAAGATTGTAAAACAATTCAACCCAAAAAACCAAAAATCTTTAGCTTTAAGAACTCATTGTCAAACTAGTGGTTGGTCTTTAACAGAACAAGATCCTTTTAACAATGTTGCAAGAACAACTGTAGAAGCTATGGCTGCTGCATTTGGCGGTACACAAAGTTTACATACAAATGCTTTAGATGAAGCTATTGCATTACCTACAGATTTTTCTGCAAGAATTGCAAGAAACACACAAATATATTTACAAAAAGAAACACATATTACCAAAACCGTAGATCCTTGGGCAGGAAGTTATCATGTAGAAAAACTGACTGAAGATATTGCAAACAAAGCTTGGGAGTTAATTTCTGAAGTGGAAGAATTAGGAGGAATGACTAAAGCCATTGAAAAAGGGATTCCTAAAATGCGTATTGAAGAAGCTGCCGCAATTAAACAAGCAAAAATTGATAGCGGAAAAGATGTAATTGTTGGTGTTAATAAATATCAATTAAAAGAAGAAGACCCTTTACATATTTTAGAAGTTGATAATGAAGCTGTTCGTAAATCTCAAATTGAAAGATTAAACCAATTAAAAGCAAATAGAAATAATACTGAAGTTCAAAAATCTTTAGTAGACCTAACAGAAGCTGCAAAATCAGGTAATGAAAACCTACTAGATTTAGCAGTAAAAGCAGCAAAAAACAGAGCAACCTTAGGTGAAATTTCTGATGCTTTAGAGTTCGTTTTTGGAAGACATAAAGCTGTTCATAAAACAATTTCTGGAGTGTATAGTAAAGAAATAAAAGACGATAAGCTTTTTAAGAAAGCTGCTGAATTGGCAGATAAATTTGCTGATTTAGAAGGAAGACGCCCAAGAATTATGATTGCAAAATTAGGACAAGATGGTCATGATAGAGGTGCAAAAGTAGTTGCAACTGGTTATGCCGATTTAGGTTTTGATGTAGATATTGGCCCATTATTTCAAACACCATTAGAAGCTACAAAACAAGCTGTAGAAAATGATGTTCATATTTTAGGAATATCTTCTTTAGCTGCTGGACATAAAACACTAGTTCCACAAGTCATTGCAGAACTGAAAAAATATGATCGTGAAGACATTATGGTAATTGTAGGAGGTGTAATTCCTGCACAAGATTATCAATTTTTATTTGATGCTGGTGCTGTTGGTGTCTTTGGACCTGGAACTAAAATTTCTAAAGCTGCCATTGATTTATTAACGATTCTAATCGATAGTGTTTCTGAATAA
- a CDS encoding DUF2238 domain-containing protein, with the protein MLRKIWIIIFCIVLIWSAINPHDYFTWFLEVIPAFIGVFVLWKTEKSFPLTVLVYNLILIHMIILMIGGHYTYAEVPLFNTIKDIFELGRNNYDKIGHLAQGFVPAMIAREIFIRKKIITSKPWENFLIIAFCLGFSAFYELIEWWVAIGSGESAEAFLGTQGYIWDTQSDMGLALLGAIIALISLSKTHNKQLNKI; encoded by the coding sequence ATGTTAAGAAAAATCTGGATTATAATATTTTGTATTGTATTAATTTGGTCTGCAATAAATCCTCATGATTATTTTACTTGGTTTTTAGAGGTTATACCTGCATTTATAGGTGTTTTTGTATTATGGAAAACAGAAAAATCATTCCCTCTTACAGTTTTAGTTTATAATTTAATTCTAATTCATATGATCATATTAATGATTGGCGGGCATTATACATATGCTGAAGTACCTTTGTTTAATACAATAAAAGACATATTTGAATTAGGGAGAAATAATTATGATAAAATTGGGCATTTAGCTCAAGGATTTGTACCTGCAATGATAGCTAGAGAGATTTTCATAAGAAAAAAAATTATTACTTCAAAACCTTGGGAGAATTTTTTAATCATAGCATTTTGTCTAGGATTTAGTGCTTTCTATGAATTAATTGAATGGTGGGTTGCAATTGGATCAGGTGAATCTGCAGAAGCTTTTCTTGGAACACAAGGATACATCTGGGATACTCAATCCGATATGGGACTAGCTTTGTTAGGAGCTATTATTGCTTTAATAAGTTTGAGTAAAACACATAACAAACAATTGAATAAAATTTAA